TCTAGTGATTTATATAGTTTGGCTGTTACTTGTCTGGAGTTACTCACAGGTACAACTCCTGTTGATTACCTTGACAATAATTACCAAAATTGGCGACAACAAGCTAGTATAATTATTAGCCATTCTCTAGCTAATATTTTAGATAAAATGCTCAAGATTAACCCTAGACACCGGTTTCAATCAGCAGCAGAAGTTATGACAGCTGTAAATGAATCTCAAATAACCACACAACCAGATCATTCAGTCAATAATAATAATACAAAGCCCATCAATAAATCATCTCACAATTTAAAATATTTACTCATAAAATCGGCTTTTTTAATAACTTTAATAACTATTGGTGTGATGGGTATTAATAGTTATTTGCAACCATCAATTAAAGTAGTAGAATATGCAAAAGCTGGGGTTAAATTTAAATATCCTAAAAATTGGCAAGAAACACCAGCAATAGATAAAATAACGCGAATTATCCCGAAAAATACGATTTCATCTTCTCTAACTCCAGAATTTTTTATCACTATAGATGAGTTATTCCAGTCGGAGTCTTTGGAAGATTATACTAAGTTTTCTATCGGACAAATTGAAGCATTAGGACAAAATGCGAAAATTATCAAATCTGGACGAATACAACTTGGTGAAACACAAGGTCATCAAGTAGTTTATGAGAGCAGAGATAATATCCACAAGGTAAATTTCCAAGAAATGCAAGTATGGATTGTTAATGGTAAAAAAGCCTATATTCTCACCTATCGCGCTGAAGATAAATCCTATCCAAAGTTTGCGAAAACTGTGGAAGACACCATAATTAAATCCTTTAGACTGGAAAAATCCACATCCGAAAAATCCACAAGTCCAATCTGGTAATTAAGTCTTAATTACAAAAAAAAGGAATAAGGAACAGGGAACAGATAAAAAACACTGACAACTGACAACTTATTACTCCACATTGGGCAATAATACTACATTTTAAAGACGTGAAGACCGATCTAGCTATTCCGCTAAATATTTTTACAATGATCTCATTAGACAGTAGTTTGTTATTCTAAAAGCTTATGCAGCCGACTAACCCCGATCAATTTACGGAAAAAGCCTGGGAAGCGATCGCCCATACCCCTGATGTCGCTAAACAGTACCAGCAACAGCAGCTAGAAAGTGAACATCTGATGAAAGGGTTGCTAGAACAGGAAGGACTGGCCAGCGCGATTTTTACTAAAGCTGGGGCAAATCTCCAAAAAGTCCGAGACCGCACCGAGCAGTTCATTCAACGTCAACCCAAGGTATCTGGTAATAGCACTTCCGTTTATTTAGGACGGAGTTTAGATACACTATTAGATCGGGCAGAAAAATATCGTCAGGAATTTAAAGACGAATATATTTCTATTGAACATTTACTGCTGGGTTACGCCAAAGATGACCGTTTTGGAAAGGGTTTATGCCAAGAATTTGGTTTAGACGAAAACAAACTCAAAAATATTATTAAAGAAATTCGGGGGAAGCAAAAAGTGACAGACCAAAATCCAGAAGGTAAATATCAATCACTGGAGAAGTACGGCCGCGATCTCACAGAAGCCGCCCGCAAAGGTCAATTAGACCCCGTAATCGGTCGTGATGATGAAATCCGGCGCACGGTACAAATTCTCTCCCGGAGAACTAAAAATAACCCGGTTTTAATTGGTGAACCGGGCGTGGGTAAAACTGCGATCGCCGAAGGTTTAGCACAGCGTATAGTAGCGGGTGATGTTCCCCAATCTCTCAAAGACCGCAAACTGATCAGTTTAGATATGGGGGCTTTAATTGCGGGGGCAAAATTCCGAGGTGAATTTGAAGAACGTCTCAAAGCCGTATTAAAAGAAGTCACAGAATCAGACGGAAATATTGTTTTATTTATTGATGAAATTCATACTGTTGTCGGTGCAGGTGCAACCCAAGGATCTATGGATGCTGGAAACTTATTAAAACCGATGTTAGCGCGAGGTGAGTTACGCTGTATTGGGGCGACAACTTTAGACGAATACCGCAAATATTTGGAAAAAGATGCCGCTTTAGAAAGACGCTTTCAACAAGTTTATGTAGATCAGCCCAATGTTGTTGATACAATTTCGATCTTACGCGGTTTGAAAGAACGTTATGAAGTTCATCACGGGGTGAGAATTTCTGATAGTGCTTTAGTTGCTGCGGCTACGTTATCTAATCGTTATATTAGCGATCGCTTTCTTCCGGATAAAGCCATTGATTTAGTTGATGAAGCCGCTGCTAGACTGAAAATGGAGATTACATCCAAACCCGAAGAACTAGACGAAATTGATCGGAAAATTCTCCAATTGGAAATGGAAAAACTCTCTTTACAAAAAGAAAGTGATCCTGCTTCCCGTGAACGGTTAGAAAGATTAGAAAAAGAACTCGCAGACCTGAAAGAAGAACAAAGAACTCTCAGCACACAATGGCAATCTGAAAAAGGTATTATCACCAGAATTCAGTCAATTAAAGAAGAAATTGACCGTGTGAATTTAGAAATTCAACAAGCCCGAAGTGAGAGAAACCAGGATCTCATGAAGGCTTCGGAATTACAGTATGGCAAATTACCAGATTTACAAAACCAATTACAAGCCGTAGAAACTGAACTTTCCCACACCCAAGGAACCGGAAAATCTTTACTCAGAGAAGAAGTTACAGAAGCCGATATTGCGGAAATTATTTCTAAATGGACAGGCATTCCCCTAAATAAATTAGTGGAATCAGAAAAAGAAAAACTTCTACATTTAGAAGATGAATTACATCAGCGGGTTGTCGGTCAACATGAAGCCGTTACCGCTGTAGCTGATGCCATTCAGCGTTCTCGGGCTGGACTCTCTGACCCTAACCGTCCCATAGCTAGTTTTGTCTTCCTTGGTCCGACAGGTGTGGGGAAAACTGAACTGGCGAAAGCCTTAGCCTCCTATATGTTCGATACAGAGGAAGCTCTGGTGCGGATTGATATGTCAGAATACATGGAGAAGCACGCCGTTTCTCGTTTAATCGGTGCGCCTCCAGGATATATTGGCTATGAAGAAGGAGGACAACTCACTGAAGCTATTCGTCGTCGTCCCTATGCGGTGATTTTATTCGACGAAATCGAAAAAGCCCACCCCGACGTTTTTAATATTTTCCTGCAAATTCTGGATGATGGCAGGGTAACAGATGCCCAAGGTCGAACGGTAGACTTTAAAAATAGTATCATTATCATGACCAGTAATATCGGTTCTCAATACATCCTTGATCTAGCTGGAGATGATAACCGTTACGATGAAATGCGTAATCGAGTCATGGAAGCGATGCGAAGTAGTTTCCGTCCAGAGTTCTTAAACCGTCTTGATGAATTGATTATTTTCCACAGTTTACAAAAATCGGAATTGCGGCATATTGTCCAGTTACAGGTAGATAGGTTAAAACAAAGATTAACCGACAGAAAAATATCCTTGAAATTATCTAGTTCTGCTCTTGACTTTTTAGCAGAAGTAGGGTATGATCCCGTTTTTGGTGCAAGACCATTAAAAAGAGCGATTCAGCGGGAATTAGAAACCCAAATAGCCAAAGCCATTTTACGCGGTGATTTTAGCGATGGTGACACCATTTTTGTAGATATTCAAAATGAGCGTCTTTCCTTTAATCGCTTACCCGCAGAAGTATTTATGGGTTAGGTCATTAGTCATTGGTCATTGGTCATTGGTCATTGGTCATTGGTCATTGGTCAAATTCCTATCCATGACTAATAACTAATGACTAATAACTAATGACTAATGACTAATAACTAATGACTAATAACTAATGACTAATGACTAATAACTAATGACTAATAACTAAAAAGAAGAATTAGGTCCTGCCAAAAATTCCTCTTCCTCTGGGGTAGATATGCGTCCTAAAATGGCGTTACGATGGGGAAAGCGACCAAATCGGGAAATTATTTCTTTGTGTCGAAAAGCTGATTCAATCGCTCTTACACTATTGGGATCATGACTAAGTTGTTGAAATAGCTTAATGCAATTGCGCTGATCAACTGGGTCTTCACTATGTTCAAAGGGTAAATATATAAACCAGCGTTGCACAGACAATAGTTTACGGTCATAACCCTGACTCGTCGCGTGTTGGGCTAATGACAGTGCTTCCCAGTCAGTTGCAAAGGCTTCTGGAGTATCACGAAACATATTGCGGGGAAATTGATCTAGTAGTAAAATTAAAGCTAAACAGGTTTCTGGTGAGTTCATCCAATCATGTAAATATCCTGCTACCGCTTTTTGGTAATCTTCCAAAAAAAGGTCGCGGACTTTAGCATCGAAATCTGGTGATTTTTCAAACCAAAATGGTTGAATTTTCCCATAATTTGGGTCATTTAGATGACCAAACCAAAAATCTAAAATAGTAGTTGCCTGTGACATTGCTATTATTGATGATTACAAAGCACCTGTCGCATTTTACATAGATTTGCTGGTAATTCCAAATTCATTGCTTGTTCAATAAAAATTGAGGGAATGGGAATATTAGGGGTTGCTTGGACTGTATAGGCTAATAAAGTGCCATTACCCATGTCTTTGAGTTCTAAACTGGCCTGAAAATCGTTAAATGAGCCTTTTTCCATGCGAAACTGGACCTGCTGACCTACGACTTCCACCACACGCACATAAATTTCTACTTGGGCTGTGAAAAATAAAAAGGCTTTTTGTGCGGCTTGATACAGACGTTTAACATCTCCTTTGGAGATGATTTCGCTTTTAGTGATATCGGGAAAATATTGTACCCAGCGGGGGTAATCTGTAATTTGTTGCCAGACATGAGATCTGATCAGGGGAACATACATCCAAGCGGTAACAGCGCCACCCCAGCTAGTATGAGATCGTGTTTTTAGTAATATTTCCCCCTGCATGAGTAATCTTTGCTGATCTTGATTCCAAAAGGGATCTGATAGCAATAACGTGGGGTAGTCGGGATTTTTAAGATTTGAATTTGGCATAATATAATGTAGATATAGTGATTTTGGTAACTTTTTAACTAATTAATTGTGGTCAATTAATTGAGTTTAACTCACTTAATTTTAATTACAGTTCAATTTATCAAGTTTTCGGAGATAATTAGTCTCAAATTCATCTTAACAATGATGGAATCATTATTTTCACCAAATAGAACGAAAGGCACGGAAGCCACTTGGCAATAGATGGGTGGAGGAAGTGCCAACTTAGAATTTATTCGCCGTGACATGATAGAATTAATTAGCAAGTAGGAATAACCATCAACGCTCATAAGTGTTTTATTAAGGAGAAACCCCTGATTTATCTCGTCTCGGCATAGCCGTAGCCTGGGTAAACAAGCAATGGTAAATCATGGAGCGTTTAACATTAAAAATTGATGGACTCACAAAAGCAGCAAAAAAATCAAAAGTAAGCGCAATTGCAATACCTGTCGTACTGGTAGTTGCCTTGAGCGTCTAGGAGGATAATTGACTATCCTTTTTCTTTTTAAGCAGGTCTTAAAGAATCTGCGTGTCTTTAGACCGCAGAGTGTCAAATCCAGCGTAAATTAGAGTTAACAGGAGAAACAGTGAGTCAATCTTCTTTAAATGGCAAATTTATCCAGGGTTTTGGCATTCTTTTGGGTATGAGTGTATCCTTGTTTATACTAAGAGGGTTGGGTATTATTACTTTCCTGCCTGGGGGAGTAATTGTGTTACTGTTCTTGGGAGCGATTTCTTTGGCAATTTTCAGTTACTTACAACGAAAGTGGTGGCGTTTTTAACTAGGACTAGCCCTTTCAAGGTGACTCCCTGCTTTTTTAAGCGAGGAGTCAGTATTAATTACCGACACTGACGATATTTCACGTGGTAAACTAAACCACGATGGGCCAGATCAAAAGAGTCAAGAGTCGCCATCCCTTGACCACTAGCGATCATTGCAGCATTCACCCGCATATTTACACTATCACCACAGGCTGACCAGACATCACCTATAGTCATTAATTTATCTTGAACGTTGTAGTCAGTTTCTCCTCTGAATGTTCTAGAAAAGACGGGGCCACGCTGACCAGCAAAAAAGTATTCTGCTCTTAGTTTCCCCGTTGTCCCGGGAGCAACATAGCCCCGATAATCAGCATCGTAGAGGGAAATTTGAAACCCTTGGGGTACTTGAATAGGAATGCTCAAATTACAGCTTTTGCGTGCTTCTGATGATTTATTGCCCAGAGCGATAAATTTATCAAATAGAATACTTAGCTCTTGACCATCGGGACTAACGTTTACACTAGCAGATCCTTCAGGGCAACCACTACCACCATATCCTGCACCTACGATTTTAACTTTGCTCTCAGCAAAGGCAGGCCCCACAGAAGCTATCATCAGTGCAGCAGCAGCCAGAGAAGCTTGTACAAACTTGATAGATTTATTCTGGAAATTTTGATGATTCATAACTTATGTGTTTTGAATATTTTCAGATCTGTGATCAAAACAGTCAAACAAAAGTTGTTGTTACACAACTTTATGGA
The window above is part of the Dolichospermum sp. DET69 genome. Proteins encoded here:
- a CDS encoding serine/threonine protein kinase, which codes for MWRSPFRKKLFGLLIKPLGKGGFGATFQAIDLDSVNQRQCVIKRLNINDNPEIADKIVEAIKAAFDREAQALEFLGDNSGNIPTLYDYFSFTAPAFGQQEELEFKYLVQQYIQGEDLSQELRRKVRFSETDILDFLKQILPVLQFIHDQNSIHRDIKPSNIVRETATQKLFLIDFGAVKQVVSGETNIKKSVPIFTKVYASPEQRPEEGRIGEIYPSSDLYSLAVTCLELLTGTTPVDYLDNNYQNWRQQASIIISHSLANILDKMLKINPRHRFQSAAEVMTAVNESQITTQPDHSVNNNNTKPINKSSHNLKYLLIKSAFLITLITIGVMGINSYLQPSIKVVEYAKAGVKFKYPKNWQETPAIDKITRIIPKNTISSSLTPEFFITIDELFQSESLEDYTKFSIGQIEALGQNAKIIKSGRIQLGETQGHQVVYESRDNIHKVNFQEMQVWIVNGKKAYILTYRAEDKSYPKFAKTVEDTIIKSFRLEKSTSEKSTSPIW
- a CDS encoding DUF924 domain-containing protein, with amino-acid sequence MSQATTILDFWFGHLNDPNYGKIQPFWFEKSPDFDAKVRDLFLEDYQKAVAGYLHDWMNSPETCLALILLLDQFPRNMFRDTPEAFATDWEALSLAQHATSQGYDRKLLSVQRWFIYLPFEHSEDPVDQRNCIKLFQQLSHDPNSVRAIESAFRHKEIISRFGRFPHRNAILGRISTPEEEEFLAGPNSSF
- a CDS encoding cyclase, with protein sequence MPNSNLKNPDYPTLLLSDPFWNQDQQRLLMQGEILLKTRSHTSWGGAVTAWMYVPLIRSHVWQQITDYPRWVQYFPDITKSEIISKGDVKRLYQAAQKAFLFFTAQVEIYVRVVEVVGQQVQFRMEKGSFNDFQASLELKDMGNGTLLAYTVQATPNIPIPSIFIEQAMNLELPANLCKMRQVLCNHQ
- the clpB gene encoding ATP-dependent chaperone ClpB; the encoded protein is MQPTNPDQFTEKAWEAIAHTPDVAKQYQQQQLESEHLMKGLLEQEGLASAIFTKAGANLQKVRDRTEQFIQRQPKVSGNSTSVYLGRSLDTLLDRAEKYRQEFKDEYISIEHLLLGYAKDDRFGKGLCQEFGLDENKLKNIIKEIRGKQKVTDQNPEGKYQSLEKYGRDLTEAARKGQLDPVIGRDDEIRRTVQILSRRTKNNPVLIGEPGVGKTAIAEGLAQRIVAGDVPQSLKDRKLISLDMGALIAGAKFRGEFEERLKAVLKEVTESDGNIVLFIDEIHTVVGAGATQGSMDAGNLLKPMLARGELRCIGATTLDEYRKYLEKDAALERRFQQVYVDQPNVVDTISILRGLKERYEVHHGVRISDSALVAAATLSNRYISDRFLPDKAIDLVDEAAARLKMEITSKPEELDEIDRKILQLEMEKLSLQKESDPASRERLERLEKELADLKEEQRTLSTQWQSEKGIITRIQSIKEEIDRVNLEIQQARSERNQDLMKASELQYGKLPDLQNQLQAVETELSHTQGTGKSLLREEVTEADIAEIISKWTGIPLNKLVESEKEKLLHLEDELHQRVVGQHEAVTAVADAIQRSRAGLSDPNRPIASFVFLGPTGVGKTELAKALASYMFDTEEALVRIDMSEYMEKHAVSRLIGAPPGYIGYEEGGQLTEAIRRRPYAVILFDEIEKAHPDVFNIFLQILDDGRVTDAQGRTVDFKNSIIIMTSNIGSQYILDLAGDDNRYDEMRNRVMEAMRSSFRPEFLNRLDELIIFHSLQKSELRHIVQLQVDRLKQRLTDRKISLKLSSSALDFLAEVGYDPVFGARPLKRAIQRELETQIAKAILRGDFSDGDTIFVDIQNERLSFNRLPAEVFMG
- a CDS encoding DUF4360 domain-containing protein, producing MNHQNFQNKSIKFVQASLAAAALMIASVGPAFAESKVKIVGAGYGGSGCPEGSASVNVSPDGQELSILFDKFIALGNKSSEARKSCNLSIPIQVPQGFQISLYDADYRGYVAPGTTGKLRAEYFFAGQRGPVFSRTFRGETDYNVQDKLMTIGDVWSACGDSVNMRVNAAMIASGQGMATLDSFDLAHRGLVYHVKYRQCR